Proteins encoded by one window of Ignavibacteriota bacterium:
- a CDS encoding Mrp/NBP35 family ATP-binding protein, which yields MELTKELLYDEIGKINDSDLGVTLTDLNAISSILINDTAVQISVNLIQPIQWIYADIKSEIKRKLDELAPDHIHEIFINEADTPNTGRQSLSGVKNIIAVASGKGGVGKSSIASNLAAGLSLSGAKVGIIDGDVYGPSQPTMYGVTEERLQVTTLPDGTQAALPIEQFGVKIASMGFVINRDEAAIVRGPMLAGYFSMLFEQVAWGDLDFLVFDLPPGTGDIQLTLTQKIPLTGAVIVTTPQEISLADVRRSITMFNRVKVDVIGIVENMSYFTPDDMPDKKYFIFGEGGGKKIAEEFDVNLLGQVPLNISMREGNDGGMPVILSKEGGKQKEVLKNITANVVKGVRQLNYAKSKISMPTIEL from the coding sequence TTGGAATTGACAAAAGAATTATTGTATGACGAAATCGGAAAGATAAATGATTCAGATTTGGGAGTAACATTAACCGATCTAAATGCCATCAGCAGCATATTAATAAATGATACAGCCGTTCAGATTTCTGTAAATTTAATTCAGCCGATACAGTGGATTTATGCAGATATAAAAAGTGAAATCAAACGCAAACTTGACGAGCTTGCACCTGACCATATCCACGAAATTTTTATTAATGAAGCTGATACACCTAATACCGGAAGGCAAAGTCTTTCAGGCGTTAAAAATATAATAGCAGTTGCCTCAGGCAAAGGCGGCGTAGGAAAATCATCAATTGCTTCTAATTTAGCAGCAGGACTATCTCTTAGCGGGGCAAAAGTTGGTATTATAGATGGCGATGTCTATGGACCGAGTCAGCCTACAATGTATGGCGTAACAGAAGAAAGGCTTCAGGTGACAACCCTTCCTGATGGCACTCAGGCTGCACTTCCTATTGAGCAGTTCGGAGTTAAAATTGCCTCTATGGGCTTTGTGATTAACCGTGATGAAGCTGCCATAGTCCGCGGTCCAATGCTTGCAGGTTATTTCTCTATGCTTTTTGAACAGGTAGCTTGGGGCGACCTTGATTTCCTTGTTTTTGACCTGCCTCCCGGCACTGGCGATATTCAACTAACTCTGACCCAAAAAATCCCACTTACCGGTGCTGTTATTGTTACAACGCCTCAGGAAATTTCACTTGCTGATGTCAGACGAAGCATTACAATGTTCAATCGTGTTAAAGTTGATGTTATAGGTATCGTCGAAAATATGAGTTACTTCACGCCCGACGATATGCCCGATAAAAAGTACTTTATCTTTGGTGAAGGCGGCGGAAAAAAAATTGCAGAAGAATTCGATGTAAATTTATTAGGACAAGTTCCACTCAATATCTCTATGCGTGAAGGAAACGACGGTGGTATGCCTGTGATTCTATCCAAAGAAGGTGGCAAACAAAAAGAAGTTCTCAAAAATATCACTGCAAATGTTGTTAAGGGAGTAAGACAGCTTAACTACGCAAAAAGTAAAATTTCTATGCCAACAATCGAGCTATAA
- a CDS encoding NifU family protein — translation MNSPLRPKVESILEKLRPYLQLDGGDVEYVHYETDTRTLVLRLLGNCSGCPMALMTLRGGIERFILKDIPEIRRVEKI, via the coding sequence GTGAATTCACCACTAAGACCGAAAGTTGAATCTATTTTGGAAAAACTACGTCCTTACCTTCAATTAGACGGTGGGGACGTAGAATATGTGCATTATGAAACTGATACACGCACACTTGTACTAAGACTTCTTGGTAACTGCTCAGGATGCCCAATGGCTCTGATGACACTTAGAGGCGGGATTGAAAGATTCATTCTCAAGGACATTCCTGAAATACGCAGAGTAGAAAAAATTTAA
- a CDS encoding T9SS type A sorting domain-containing protein gives MLYNYKLKIFKSLVFLIVLFISIGSSYSTDLTIGRVLLPDSVFAGIEFKIRLELANINILSAENYDIKTYIQDSFGNLEYSYETKGPRIDPFSEIILELDKMPKLSLAGTYKITTLVDFIDDIDRSNDTMPVFFNVYDRPNEQPQLKFNYFAHVYEYPLGMPDYGYGSLRISYPPFDKNKFFNVFTSMDTSGTSEPEWIVQNSILPKREDSTSFDIHIDLSWYPDKTYKSKFFTYFTVADTSIIDYNDYDFDWAEIELLIDTLNISTGVLGLNDTILNSSINFTPSTPTSAPIESLVYRGCTIPNIDLDSSAHRAGSTPGYAGDWNACAPASAANSMQWLEKIEPKINSKLSHREKLEDLSKLMGRPDNEGVYIREFIEGKLAFINKHKLPIRVKFQVKNLNEDVDSPDKISNDAINKGNGSAPSWDFLLQEMKDDEDVELFLEYHKKFGNQDIITGRHAVTLSGMSEGGGKKQLWYKDDLNQNKPGGMREPKNEWQVLEDGTPILNEPFVVNDTTFYTTIFAGVSESYDSTVVFKEKGYLERGYDGIKKLGRWLWNEEIVEAGNPNPEYINIVGKETPSSHPKWILRNYPLYPLESDTLRFAYFDLSNFTNAFNDLVDSIQFKIIYSDNTIQQMPMVDENDWFYYSFETNNTLPDESSIDNSAPILNIDLSSNLFPDYISTTPEISDSIFISDFSTYIDLDNSSYNSNTVQNYLGDANASGLSSLAGILKLIEKNHSQIQLGMDSREILYSLSRKSNRENNKGLNRESLLQSCLLFLEDKQLPISIHFQSLRKATENVFSGGIFNNSAENMTPANGIPDWKWIFSKMSDENRFSIVELAWYDHNGRKYGTWATITGLIEQNGVRLIRIFKDWNANETNGLASSFLTLNKTDEDHLYIVELSDIESKCIIESFVTVAYDPTVIYTDVKDNLSRNEYELKIIPNPGHGNQSINIEVNVKQFSLNEIALYSLLGEKLEVIYEGELSGQKQIINWNPASRYPAGVYLIRLKGASNSISTVFVIE, from the coding sequence ATGCTTTACAATTACAAACTAAAGATTTTTAAGAGCTTAGTTTTTCTGATTGTATTATTTATCTCAATCGGAAGCAGCTATTCTACTGACCTTACAATAGGTAGGGTTTTATTACCTGATTCTGTTTTTGCAGGAATCGAATTCAAAATACGATTAGAACTTGCGAATATTAACATATTATCAGCTGAGAATTATGATATTAAAACTTATATTCAAGACTCATTTGGTAATCTTGAATATTCATATGAGACGAAAGGTCCAAGAATTGACCCTTTCAGTGAAATCATTCTTGAACTTGACAAAATGCCCAAATTATCTCTTGCCGGTACATATAAAATAACAACTCTTGTTGATTTCATAGATGATATTGATAGAAGTAACGATACTATGCCTGTATTTTTCAATGTTTATGATAGACCCAATGAGCAACCGCAATTAAAGTTCAATTATTTTGCTCATGTTTATGAATATCCCTTAGGAATGCCCGACTATGGTTATGGAAGTCTCAGAATAAGTTATCCGCCGTTTGATAAAAATAAATTCTTTAATGTATTTACAAGTATGGATACAAGTGGTACCAGCGAACCTGAATGGATTGTACAAAACTCAATTTTACCTAAAAGAGAAGACAGCACTTCTTTTGATATACATATTGATTTATCGTGGTATCCTGATAAGACATACAAATCAAAGTTTTTCACATATTTTACTGTTGCTGATACATCAATAATTGACTATAATGATTATGATTTTGATTGGGCAGAGATTGAACTTTTAATTGATACATTAAATATTTCAACAGGCGTATTAGGTTTGAATGATACAATATTAAATTCAAGTATTAATTTCACTCCATCAACACCAACTTCAGCACCAATTGAAAGTTTGGTTTACAGAGGTTGTACAATTCCAAATATTGATTTGGATTCTTCAGCACATAGAGCCGGTTCAACACCGGGATACGCCGGCGATTGGAATGCATGTGCTCCTGCTTCTGCCGCTAATAGTATGCAATGGCTTGAGAAAATTGAACCAAAAATAAATTCAAAATTAAGCCATAGAGAAAAGCTTGAGGATTTAAGTAAATTAATGGGACGCCCGGATAATGAAGGCGTATATATTAGAGAATTTATTGAAGGCAAGTTAGCATTTATCAACAAACACAAACTACCCATAAGAGTGAAGTTTCAGGTAAAAAATTTGAATGAAGATGTTGATTCGCCTGATAAAATCTCAAACGATGCTATTAACAAAGGAAATGGTTCTGCACCAAGTTGGGATTTTCTTCTGCAGGAAATGAAGGATGATGAAGATGTAGAATTGTTTCTTGAATATCATAAAAAATTTGGAAATCAAGATATTATTACCGGTCGTCATGCTGTTACTCTAAGTGGTATGAGCGAAGGTGGAGGTAAAAAGCAGTTATGGTATAAAGATGACCTAAATCAGAACAAGCCCGGAGGTATGAGAGAACCAAAAAACGAATGGCAGGTATTAGAGGATGGTACGCCTATTCTGAATGAACCGTTTGTGGTGAATGATACAACTTTCTATACTACTATTTTTGCTGGTGTTTCTGAAAGCTATGATTCAACAGTCGTTTTCAAGGAAAAAGGATATCTTGAAAGAGGTTATGACGGAATTAAGAAATTAGGAAGGTGGTTGTGGAATGAAGAAATTGTCGAAGCCGGTAACCCTAACCCTGAGTATATCAATATTGTTGGCAAAGAAACACCATCTTCACATCCAAAATGGATACTAAGAAATTACCCTTTATATCCTTTAGAATCTGACACTTTACGCTTTGCTTATTTTGATTTAAGCAATTTTACAAATGCTTTTAATGATTTAGTAGATTCTATTCAGTTTAAAATAATATATTCTGATAATACAATTCAACAAATGCCAATGGTAGATGAAAATGATTGGTTCTATTACAGTTTCGAAACAAATAACACTTTACCGGACGAATCTTCGATTGATAATTCCGCTCCAATTTTGAATATTGACCTGAGTTCCAATCTGTTTCCTGATTATATAAGCACTACACCTGAAATCAGCGATAGTATTTTCATTAGTGATTTCAGTACTTATATTGATTTGGATAATAGCAGCTACAATTCAAATACAGTACAGAATTATTTGGGTGATGCAAATGCTTCAGGCTTGAGTAGTCTTGCAGGAATACTCAAATTGATTGAGAAAAATCATTCTCAAATTCAGCTTGGAATGGACTCAAGAGAAATCCTTTATTCACTTAGCCGCAAGTCAAATCGTGAAAATAACAAAGGCTTGAACAGAGAAAGTCTTTTGCAGTCATGCTTACTTTTTTTGGAAGATAAACAATTACCGATTAGTATTCATTTCCAAAGTTTAAGAAAAGCGACAGAGAATGTATTTTCAGGCGGAATATTCAATAATTCAGCTGAAAATATGACTCCAGCCAACGGAATACCCGATTGGAAATGGATTTTCAGCAAAATGTCTGATGAAAACAGATTCTCTATTGTTGAACTTGCCTGGTATGACCACAATGGAAGAAAGTATGGAACTTGGGCTACTATTACCGGATTAATTGAACAGAACGGAGTGAGACTAATTCGCATTTTCAAAGATTGGAATGCTAATGAAACCAATGGTTTAGCTTCTTCATTTCTAACTTTGAATAAAACTGATGAAGATCATCTTTATATAGTTGAATTATCCGACATTGAAAGTAAATGTATAATTGAATCTTTTGTTACAGTTGCTTATGATCCAACTGTAATTTATACTGATGTCAAAGATAATCTTTCACGCAATGAATATGAACTGAAAATTATTCCTAATCCCGGGCATGGAAATCAATCAATTAATATTGAAGTGAATGTCAAACAATTTAGCTTAAATGAAATTGCACTATACAGTTTGCTAGGAGAAAAACTTGAAGTGATATACGAGGGTGAGCTTTCTGGTCAGAAACAGATTATTAATTGGAACCCTGCAAGCAGATACCCGGCAGGTGTTTACTTAATAAGACTAAAAGGAGCTTCTAATTCAATTTCGACAGTTTTTGTAATAGAATAA
- a CDS encoding T9SS type A sorting domain-containing protein — protein MKICTSLIKKSKLYLFALMLLLIAGIDSYSQSWVAEAQQEGFILKKVVSDTTIATGQPFSYTIYFTIPAGATNVTITDALPSSLTFLGHSITGACGTPTVTAPAINAMGGTFSVSWASLPSGCTGSFTISVAFPNGTTCPGVSARNNVCMFGTLAGKTYEFCTPYVSTSAIATNPWGINKYPLGAAWQGGNCQYLTANDTITYQVCVYKSVGTTGQLNLVSGLVTDTLPAGAQLVSSNCGATQSGNIITWNVGNMSANQPYNTVCCQFVVYYPIALFPNGSLITNKATLSGSLGSINQPCSNFTLQSNTTCVEKKSITSGSVSKWVYTNRQPGCAGQYLIYICNTGTTPITVNALDTLPTSLSNYSISGVWNLTASITGGIATISGTLAPGQCGYVYVAFTIPQTITVGSTVTNCVTVTITGQTPITTCNSFVVDTPAPKPCVWKEVCNKQTDYTPGSIFRYRLRIQNIGGMPITGATLTDVLNPNLEYVGNPSYYISNTWNTPCTSSPATPWTGVNLSYNAGTNTITALLDTIPATCQNIFYAQCGMYGTSGVPFYFIEVDVKVRDTSALGSIPNSFSLSGGSLGSTPTTSNIDYILVTGVVGYNLEKGIKKPSDTNYGTSTTTAAGSTVNYRLKMNSSGTAALRHVTFVDLLPLDNGTADSKILIGCASRGSQFDIPFSSFTTASPTVASFWNNTAATQANVNLWTPTGAPGASFTNSCGTAGSWSSGAWAANQKNLGAYFGSNAIGAGGATIDFDGLISSTAKANETACNSFAVSGWTKHLIQSSIPTFQLAGQLESPLACATIDTVVTPEPCIKVDRMKIECAGLNADGNQNYGISLVANSCTPATLLISSPDGTFSPASFTFASSPWTMNTTLTYTSTNNPIMIYYTLICENEVCRDSIMLDVPHCDNTTPVEKCCEKFTSKFEKPSIQTNNSTGFVGLSFGMSAGPAPIQKFSATIVSAQLRRVCNNSVGAWTRIFGDITGGSLVTPPAAGPQLLSIFSREAIWGPGECVDWTRGANVDLKMIYPPFSGNKFCRDTLMFKIRYSFTDCECNTCDTLITYTVVRKMTFLPWDWDLGDIKLGDLKNKLGRERAFQSDEPASTSIVMDNANTGDLWIISPDDAENNTIITGVELRSHIVPLLSLSSEGNQGYIEGDVAYIPVNIVRGQSRSIKLSFDNKASVMQFPVIVRYIYQIENNDEVFYTDQIEYIARVPDATQDRMDIDIATRPEKVSTFALYFSNTNGYKESIAAIGLKPANGMKVLAIGPANIDGEDTYMIPRKQDDGSYIITSAGGTIGVPATTMVKPIYITLSGVPEDNATVEFTTYDINANAISMGSIVLSNPISKVFSIETGNNSGVDITSIVPNPASGIATITFTSERTIRGAKLSIMDVLGRELIILTDDMSVLERGIHVQTVDVSKLTAGIYYVTLQTADGTVSKAISIVR, from the coding sequence ATGAAAATTTGTACAAGTTTAATCAAAAAAAGTAAGCTATACTTATTTGCATTGATGTTATTATTAATAGCAGGTATAGATTCTTACTCCCAGTCCTGGGTTGCTGAAGCACAACAGGAAGGGTTCATTCTAAAAAAGGTGGTTAGTGATACCACTATCGCTACGGGACAACCTTTTAGTTATACAATATATTTTACCATTCCTGCCGGAGCAACAAATGTTACCATTACTGATGCTCTCCCAAGTTCACTAACCTTTTTGGGACACTCAATAACCGGTGCTTGCGGAACTCCTACAGTTACAGCTCCTGCAATTAATGCAATGGGCGGAACATTTTCAGTAAGCTGGGCAAGTTTGCCGAGTGGCTGTACGGGCTCATTTACAATAAGTGTAGCATTCCCGAATGGAACTACCTGCCCCGGAGTAAGTGCAAGAAATAATGTTTGTATGTTCGGTACATTAGCGGGCAAAACTTATGAATTTTGCACTCCTTACGTATCAACATCCGCAATCGCTACAAATCCATGGGGAATAAACAAATATCCGCTTGGAGCAGCATGGCAGGGCGGCAATTGTCAATATTTAACAGCAAATGATACAATTACCTATCAGGTTTGTGTTTACAAATCAGTTGGTACAACCGGACAGCTAAATCTTGTTAGCGGACTTGTTACCGATACTCTGCCTGCAGGAGCACAATTAGTCAGCTCAAACTGCGGAGCTACACAATCCGGCAATATCATAACCTGGAATGTAGGGAATATGAGTGCAAATCAGCCCTATAATACTGTTTGTTGCCAGTTTGTCGTGTATTATCCGATAGCTCTATTTCCAAATGGCTCTCTAATTACTAATAAAGCAACTTTGAGCGGAAGCCTAGGAAGTATAAATCAACCCTGTAGTAATTTTACTTTACAAAGCAATACAACTTGCGTAGAGAAAAAATCCATTACAAGCGGCTCGGTTAGCAAATGGGTATATACAAATCGTCAGCCCGGATGCGCCGGACAATACCTGATTTACATTTGCAACACTGGTACAACTCCAATTACTGTAAATGCATTGGATACACTACCAACATCACTATCTAATTATAGTATTAGTGGTGTATGGAATCTTACTGCATCAATAACAGGTGGAATTGCAACAATTTCAGGCACACTTGCACCGGGTCAATGCGGATATGTATATGTTGCATTTACAATTCCTCAGACTATAACAGTAGGCTCGACTGTTACAAATTGTGTTACTGTAACCATTACAGGTCAAACTCCAATTACAACTTGTAATTCATTTGTTGTTGATACTCCTGCTCCAAAACCTTGTGTTTGGAAAGAAGTATGTAACAAACAAACTGATTACACACCCGGCTCAATATTCCGTTACAGACTGAGAATTCAAAATATTGGTGGAATGCCGATTACAGGCGCTACTTTAACAGATGTTCTTAATCCAAATCTGGAATATGTCGGAAATCCATCATATTATATAAGCAATACCTGGAATACTCCTTGTACAAGCTCGCCTGCAACACCTTGGACAGGTGTAAATCTTTCTTACAATGCAGGCACAAATACAATCACTGCTCTTTTAGATACTATTCCGGCAACCTGCCAGAATATATTCTATGCTCAGTGTGGTATGTATGGCACAAGCGGCGTTCCGTTTTATTTCATAGAAGTTGATGTTAAGGTAAGAGATACTTCTGCTCTTGGCAGCATACCTAACTCGTTCTCACTGAGTGGTGGCTCCTTAGGATCTACCCCAACGACTTCCAATATTGATTATATATTAGTTACAGGTGTTGTAGGATATAATCTCGAAAAGGGAATCAAGAAACCATCTGATACCAATTATGGTACGAGTACGACAACAGCCGCCGGCTCTACTGTCAATTACCGCCTGAAAATGAATTCATCCGGTACTGCGGCTTTACGTCATGTTACTTTTGTGGATTTACTCCCGCTTGATAACGGAACAGCAGATTCGAAAATCCTGATTGGTTGTGCTTCACGTGGAAGTCAGTTCGATATTCCTTTCAGTAGCTTTACAACGGCATCGCCAACAGTTGCTTCGTTCTGGAATAATACGGCAGCAACACAGGCAAATGTGAATCTCTGGACTCCGACAGGAGCACCCGGAGCATCATTTACAAACAGTTGCGGTACTGCCGGGTCGTGGAGTTCAGGTGCTTGGGCGGCAAACCAGAAGAATCTTGGTGCATACTTCGGCTCGAATGCTATTGGTGCAGGCGGAGCTACAATTGATTTCGACGGACTCATATCATCAACTGCAAAAGCAAATGAAACTGCTTGTAATTCATTTGCCGTAAGCGGATGGACTAAGCACTTAATTCAGAGTAGTATTCCTACTTTCCAGCTTGCCGGACAGCTTGAGTCTCCTTTGGCTTGTGCTACCATTGATACAGTAGTAACACCTGAACCATGTATTAAAGTGGATAGAATGAAAATAGAATGTGCCGGCTTAAATGCAGATGGGAACCAAAATTACGGCATTAGTCTTGTGGCTAATAGTTGTACTCCGGCTACTTTACTAATCAGCTCGCCTGATGGTACATTCTCACCTGCTTCGTTTACATTTGCTTCAAGCCCATGGACGATGAATACAACATTAACTTACACTTCAACAAATAATCCGATTATGATTTATTATACTCTGATTTGTGAAAATGAAGTTTGTCGTGACAGCATTATGCTTGATGTTCCTCATTGCGATAATACTACTCCTGTAGAAAAATGCTGCGAGAAGTTCACAAGCAAATTTGAGAAACCATCAATTCAAACTAACAACTCTACCGGATTTGTCGGGCTTAGCTTCGGTATGTCAGCCGGACCCGCTCCTATACAGAAATTTTCTGCTACAATTGTAAGTGCACAATTGCGGAGAGTTTGTAATAACAGCGTTGGAGCTTGGACAAGAATTTTCGGTGATATTACCGGAGGAAGCCTTGTTACACCGCCTGCCGCCGGACCACAACTTCTTTCAATATTCAGCCGTGAAGCTATTTGGGGACCGGGTGAATGTGTTGACTGGACACGAGGAGCAAATGTGGATTTGAAAATGATTTATCCTCCATTCAGCGGTAACAAATTCTGCAGAGATACATTAATGTTCAAAATCAGGTATTCATTTACAGATTGCGAATGTAATACATGCGATACATTAATCACTTATACAGTTGTACGCAAAATGACATTCCTTCCATGGGATTGGGATCTTGGCGACATCAAACTTGGTGATTTGAAAAACAAGCTTGGCAGAGAGCGTGCTTTCCAAAGCGATGAACCTGCTTCAACAAGCATCGTAATGGATAATGCTAATACGGGTGATTTGTGGATTATCAGCCCGGATGATGCCGAAAATAATACCATAATTACCGGCGTAGAATTACGTTCTCATATTGTTCCTTTGCTATCACTGTCAAGTGAAGGAAATCAGGGCTATATAGAAGGTGATGTTGCTTACATTCCTGTGAATATTGTTCGCGGTCAGTCTCGTTCCATTAAATTGTCTTTCGATAACAAAGCTTCGGTTATGCAGTTCCCTGTTATAGTTCGGTACATTTATCAAATTGAAAATAATGACGAAGTATTCTATACAGACCAAATTGAATACATTGCACGAGTACCGGATGCAACACAGGATAGGATGGATATTGACATTGCAACGCGTCCTGAGAAAGTCAGTACTTTCGCACTGTATTTCAGCAATACTAATGGTTACAAAGAAAGTATAGCCGCAATCGGTCTAAAACCTGCAAATGGTATGAAGGTGCTTGCAATTGGTCCTGCCAACATTGATGGCGAAGATACTTATATGATTCCACGCAAACAGGATGACGGCTCGTATATCATCACAAGTGCTGGTGGAACGATTGGAGTTCCGGCAACTACAATGGTCAAACCGATTTACATAACTCTTTCAGGTGTACCTGAAGATAATGCTACAGTTGAATTTACAACTTACGATATTAACGCAAATGCTATATCTATGGGCTCGATAGTTTTATCAAATCCAATTTCGAAGGTATTCAGCATCGAGACCGGAAATAATTCAGGCGTTGATATTACATCTATAGTACCGAATCCTGCAAGTGGTATTGCAACTATTACTTTCACATCCGAGCGGACAATCAGAGGTGCAAAACTCAGCATCATGGATGTTCTTGGACGTGAATTAATTATACTTACAGATGATATGTCCGTTCTGGAGCGTGGCATTCATGTACAAACTGTAGATGTCAGCAAACTAACTGCCGGCATTTACTATGTAACACTTCAAACAGCAGACGGTACTGTCTCGAAAGCGATTTCGATAGTTCGTTAA
- a CDS encoding sugar transferase, whose translation MDIVHGVEPQKILELRQAVESKDMYIALKRVFDFSAAFFLIILFLPFLAAIYLIIKFTSPGPAIFRQTRIGMYGKEFTMYKFRSMYVAENNDLSKFVSENERKKGFYIKSDADPRVTPFGRYIRRTSIDELPQLFNVLKGDMSLVGPRPVIRYFLSAYPHILEMRTVVKPGMTGLWQIKNRAHSATILDMLDYDLDYIDNLSLYMDIKILLQTIPSVLKCEGAV comes from the coding sequence ATGGATATAGTTCATGGTGTAGAGCCGCAAAAAATCTTAGAGCTTAGGCAGGCTGTTGAGAGCAAAGATATGTACATTGCTCTGAAAAGAGTATTCGATTTTTCTGCAGCATTCTTTCTAATCATACTTTTTCTGCCATTTCTGGCAGCAATCTATTTAATTATAAAATTTACATCACCCGGTCCTGCTATTTTCAGGCAAACAAGAATCGGTATGTACGGCAAAGAATTTACTATGTATAAATTCAGGTCAATGTATGTAGCTGAGAATAATGACTTGAGTAAATTTGTTTCCGAAAATGAAAGAAAGAAAGGTTTTTATATAAAATCTGACGCTGACCCAAGAGTTACACCATTTGGAAGATATATCCGAAGAACAAGTATTGATGAACTTCCTCAGCTGTTTAACGTACTAAAAGGCGATATGAGCCTGGTCGGACCAAGACCTGTAATCAGATATTTTTTATCAGCATATCCGCATATTTTGGAAATGCGAACAGTTGTAAAGCCGGGAATGACAGGATTATGGCAAATAAAAAATCGTGCACATTCTGCTACAATACTTGATATGCTTGATTACGACCTCGATTATATTGATAATTTATCCCTTTATATGGATATAAAAATCTTACTCCAAACAATTCCTTCAGTTTTGAAATGTGAAGGAGCCGTTTAG
- a CDS encoding glutaminyl-peptide cyclotransferase: MLKFLSIILFSLIIISCGSREIDNQYKVIADNKPIETAQKVKLPPTLEWELIETIEHDKTAYTQGLVFYDGYLYESTGHYGKSTIRKINPKTGQILKNVSIPDSYFGEGITIFEDKIYMLTWESRLCLIINLETFKIENTFSYNGEGWGITDDGKHLIMSDGTNLLRFIDPAMRQVVKTLPVSYNSRPVSLLNELEFIEGKIWANLYGEDRIAIIDPVTGAIENVIDFSELRKFEKGNPFAEVFNGIAFDKNEKYIFLTGKNWSGLHRIKIN, encoded by the coding sequence ATGCTGAAATTCCTGTCTATTATTTTATTCAGTCTTATAATTATTTCCTGTGGAAGCAGAGAAATTGATAATCAATACAAGGTTATTGCTGATAATAAACCTATCGAAACTGCTCAAAAAGTAAAATTGCCACCAACTTTAGAATGGGAGCTGATAGAAACAATTGAGCATGATAAAACTGCATATACTCAAGGACTTGTTTTTTACGATGGATATTTATACGAGTCAACCGGGCACTATGGCAAATCTACAATTAGAAAAATAAACCCCAAAACTGGACAGATATTAAAAAATGTATCAATACCTGATTCATATTTCGGCGAAGGAATCACTATTTTTGAAGATAAAATTTATATGCTTACCTGGGAATCACGACTATGTCTCATTATCAATCTTGAAACATTCAAAATTGAAAATACATTTTCATATAATGGTGAAGGCTGGGGAATAACTGATGATGGAAAACATCTGATAATGAGCGATGGAACAAATCTTCTGAGATTCATTGACCCGGCAATGAGGCAGGTTGTCAAAACCCTTCCGGTTTCTTATAATTCAAGACCTGTTTCGCTTTTAAATGAGCTTGAATTTATTGAGGGAAAAATCTGGGCAAATTTGTATGGCGAAGACAGAATTGCTATCATTGATCCTGTAACAGGAGCAATTGAAAATGTGATAGATTTCTCTGAGCTCCGAAAATTTGAAAAAGGAAATCCTTTTGCTGAGGTTTTTAATGGTATTGCTTTTGATAAAAATGAAAAATATATTTTCCTCACAGGCAAGAACTGGAGCGGGTTACACCGTATTAAAATAAATTAA
- the rfaE2 gene encoding D-glycero-beta-D-manno-heptose 1-phosphate adenylyltransferase, translating into MLISDKLLAEITKELKKQGRSIVFTNGCFDIIHSGHTKYLTDSKKLGDILVIGLNSDDSVRRLKGLSRPVNSQIDRAIVLSALKPVDYVCIFNEDTPFELISKILPDIITKGGDYNPEDIVGADIVRKNGGQVVVINYVEGKSTTNIIEKMKY; encoded by the coding sequence ATGCTGATTTCCGATAAACTGTTGGCTGAAATTACTAAGGAACTAAAAAAGCAGGGCAGAAGTATTGTTTTTACAAATGGATGTTTTGATATAATTCATTCAGGTCACACGAAGTATTTAACTGATTCAAAAAAATTAGGTGATATTCTGGTAATCGGATTAAATTCTGATGATTCAGTCAGAAGATTAAAAGGGCTATCAAGACCGGTTAATTCTCAAATTGACAGAGCTATAGTTTTATCTGCATTAAAACCCGTGGATTATGTTTGTATATTTAATGAAGATACACCTTTTGAGCTTATTTCAAAAATATTGCCTGATATTATTACTAAAGGTGGAGACTATAATCCGGAGGATATCGTTGGTGCCGATATTGTAAGGAAAAATGGTGGTCAAGTTGTTGTAATAAATTATGTTGAAGGCAAATCAACAACAAATATTATTGAAAAAATGAAGTATTAA